A region of Rhodospirillales bacterium DNA encodes the following proteins:
- a CDS encoding ABC transporter substrate-binding protein: MSGGNKNSTIGPFTRRGALRAASAVATVAAARMAFPGGAFAQAAGPEVDKVTLGFIALTDAAPLIVAQEKGIFAKHGIKNANIAKQASWGATRDNLVLGGEKGGIDGAHILTPMPYLISLGTVTSSNVPVPMHILARLNTDSQAISVAKDLMPAGAKVDSAPLKEVFAKRRAEGKEVKCAMTFRGGTHDVWIRYWLAAGGIDPDKDVSTIVVPPPQMVANMKVGNMDAFCVGEPWNEQLVNQGIGYTACTTGEIWKHHPEKSLGVRADWVAKNPKAALAVTTATIEAQIWCDKMENKEEMCQILSKRQWFNVPVPDIYGRINGDVNYGDGRKVVGSQLLMKFFRDHSSYPFQSHELWFLTENQRWGNLPSTLDTKDIIAKVNREDIWRAAAKIAGVAPEAMPAGVSRGKETFFDGKVFDPEDPKAYLASLAIKKAAA, from the coding sequence ATGTCAGGCGGCAACAAGAATTCGACGATCGGCCCGTTCACCCGTCGTGGCGCGTTGCGCGCGGCGTCGGCGGTCGCGACCGTCGCGGCGGCCCGCATGGCGTTTCCCGGCGGCGCGTTCGCGCAGGCGGCCGGCCCGGAGGTCGACAAGGTCACGCTGGGCTTCATCGCGCTGACCGACGCCGCGCCGCTGATCGTGGCCCAGGAGAAGGGGATTTTCGCCAAGCACGGCATCAAGAACGCCAACATCGCCAAGCAGGCGTCGTGGGGCGCGACCCGCGACAATCTGGTGCTGGGCGGCGAGAAGGGCGGCATCGACGGCGCCCATATCCTGACACCGATGCCGTACCTGATCTCGCTGGGCACGGTCACGTCGAGCAACGTGCCGGTGCCGATGCACATCCTGGCGCGGTTGAACACCGACTCGCAGGCGATCTCGGTCGCCAAGGACCTCATGCCGGCGGGCGCAAAGGTCGATTCGGCGCCGCTGAAGGAAGTGTTCGCCAAACGCCGCGCCGAGGGCAAGGAGGTCAAGTGCGCCATGACCTTCCGCGGCGGCACCCACGACGTGTGGATCCGCTACTGGCTGGCGGCCGGCGGCATCGATCCCGACAAGGACGTCTCGACCATCGTCGTGCCGCCGCCGCAGATGGTGGCCAACATGAAGGTCGGCAACATGGACGCCTTCTGCGTCGGCGAGCCGTGGAACGAGCAGCTCGTCAACCAGGGCATCGGCTACACGGCGTGCACGACCGGCGAGATCTGGAAGCACCATCCCGAGAAGAGCCTCGGCGTGCGCGCCGACTGGGTGGCGAAGAACCCCAAGGCCGCGCTCGCCGTGACCACGGCCACGATCGAGGCCCAGATCTGGTGCGACAAGATGGAGAACAAGGAGGAGATGTGCCAGATCCTCTCCAAGCGCCAGTGGTTCAACGTGCCCGTGCCGGACATCTACGGCCGCATCAATGGCGATGTTAACTACGGCGACGGCCGCAAGGTCGTCGGCTCGCAGCTCCTGATGAAATTCTTCCGCGACCACTCGTCGTACCCGTTCCAGAGCCACGAGCTGTGGTTCCTGACCGAGAACCAGCGCTGGGGGAATTTGCCGTCGACGCTCGACACCAAGGACATCATCGCCAAGGTCAACCGCGAGGACATCTGGCGCGCCGCCGCCAAGATCGCCGGCGTGGCTCCCGAGGCTATGCCCGCCGGCGTGTCGCGCGGCAAGGAGACGTTCTTCGACGGCAAGGTGTTCGACCCCGAGGATCCCAAGGCCTATCTCGCCAGCCTCGCCATCAAGAAGGCGGCGGCTTAA